Within the Solibacillus silvestris genome, the region CTTGAAAATAGGTTACTTACCTGAGGAACGTGGACTTTACGCTAAAATGAATGTTTTAGATCAAATTATTTACTTTGGTATGTTGGAAGGTATGAGCAAAAAAGAGGCGAAAAGCGAGGCACTAAAGTGGTTGGAAAAGCTTGAAATCTCTTATGCGGCGAAAAAGCGTACCGAACAATTGTCGAAAGGGAACCAGCAAAAAGTACAATTAATTACTGCGATAATACATGACCCGAATTTTATCATTTTAGATGAGCCGTTTAGCGGGTTAGATCCCGTTAATGCAGATATGTTAAAAAGAGTCGTAAAAGAATTAATCGCTAAAAAGAAAACAATCATTTTTTGCAGCCACCAAATGGAACAAGTTGAATCATTCTGCAGCCAAATCTGTATTTTAAAGGATGGGAATATGATTGTTTCTGACAAGTTGGCAAATGTAAAGAGCTCCTATGACTACCGTTACTTGGAGCTGGAAACTTCAGCTGCCGACTTGAAGGACTATCTTACGCTTAAACAATATGATTTCACCGAGGAAAACAACCGTTATAAGTTACGAATTCCAAGAAGCGAAAAAATATATCAGCTCATTCAGGAGTTTGGCGAGAAATTCGAACTTCAGGGGATTTCGTTAAAAGATCCAAGCTTGCATGAAATCTTTATTGAACGGACGGGAGGCGATGTCATTGCGTAATTTCAATATTGTATTCAGCACCGTTTTCAAAGAAGCTGTGAAGACAAAAGCATATATATATATTACGCTCGGCATGCTCGTATTAAGTGTATTGCTATTTGCCTCCCCGTCGATTCTTAACAGCTTCACGAAGGACAGTTCAGAAGAAACATATAAACTTGTGAATCGAACATCTTTAGAATTATCCGAACAAGAGCTATCTGGGGT harbors:
- a CDS encoding ABC transporter ATP-binding protein, giving the protein MTFQIKNLNKSFGNKKAVNNISIQLEEGQILGMLGRNGAGKTTTIRMMLELIPKDSGQILWKGKPFSKKNLKIGYLPEERGLYAKMNVLDQIIYFGMLEGMSKKEAKSEALKWLEKLEISYAAKKRTEQLSKGNQQKVQLITAIIHDPNFIILDEPFSGLDPVNADMLKRVVKELIAKKKTIIFCSHQMEQVESFCSQICILKDGNMIVSDKLANVKSSYDYRYLELETSAADLKDYLTLKQYDFTEENNRYKLRIPRSEKIYQLIQEFGEKFELQGISLKDPSLHEIFIERTGGDVIA